A region from the Desulfitobacterium dehalogenans ATCC 51507 genome encodes:
- a CDS encoding peptidoglycan recognition protein family protein — MKDQILVNNRPQESLRPQGFVIHSTATPGATAQNEFNYFNSQHRAASAHYFVDWTEIIRAIPENEVAWHAGYTANHRFLSVEMSEPREHEPQKFQEVWKRTLWLVADACVRYGWATSNVLSHRDISLTYRESNHTDPIDYLKAYGYTWEDMIMALEGEIDGLHNSNVGGDDKVEHLILVGRGADERAAGYLADYLQAPILYLDLLSKGYLDSAKKIYVVGGSTKPLERAILISGTDRYGTWQKVLDFIRTGRV; from the coding sequence GTGAAAGACCAAATCCTGGTCAATAATCGACCTCAAGAGTCTCTGCGGCCCCAGGGCTTCGTGATTCACTCCACAGCGACTCCTGGGGCTACGGCCCAAAATGAATTTAACTATTTCAACAGCCAGCACCGAGCTGCCTCTGCCCACTATTTTGTGGATTGGACTGAGATCATTCGTGCCATTCCAGAAAATGAAGTGGCCTGGCATGCCGGGTATACGGCCAACCATCGTTTTCTGTCCGTGGAAATGAGCGAACCCCGTGAACATGAGCCCCAAAAATTCCAGGAAGTCTGGAAACGGACCCTTTGGCTGGTGGCTGACGCCTGTGTCCGCTACGGATGGGCAACAAGCAATGTCCTCTCACATCGAGATATATCCCTTACCTATCGAGAAAGCAATCATACGGATCCCATCGATTATCTGAAGGCCTACGGCTATACCTGGGAGGACATGATCATGGCTTTAGAGGGAGAAATCGATGGACTACACAACAGCAATGTAGGAGGAGATGACAAAGTGGAGCATCTAATCTTGGTGGGTCGGGGAGCGGATGAGAGGGCAGCTGGATACTTGGCGGATTATCTTCAGGCTCCCATTCTTTACTTGGATCTTCTAAGCAAAGGGTATCTGGATTCGGCTAAGAAAATATATGTGGTCGGTGGAAGCACTAAACCCTTGGAGAGGGCCATTCTGATTTCAGGAACTGATCGTTATGGAACCTGGCAGAAAGTACTGGATTTTATCCGGACCGGAAGAGTATAA
- a CDS encoding nucleotide pyrophosphohydrolase, which produces MEIKDWQKQVDDWITQFEEGYWQPSSMMLRLTEEVGELAREVNHRYGEKPKKPNEPEGDLALEMADILFIIISMANSLNIDLEEAFARMMEKYRIRDSNRWTRKEQE; this is translated from the coding sequence ATGGAAATTAAAGATTGGCAAAAGCAAGTAGACGACTGGATTACTCAATTCGAGGAAGGGTATTGGCAGCCCTCATCCATGATGCTCCGCCTGACCGAAGAAGTAGGTGAGCTGGCCCGGGAAGTCAACCATCGTTATGGCGAAAAACCGAAAAAGCCCAATGAGCCTGAAGGGGATCTGGCCTTGGAAATGGCCGATATCCTCTTTATTATCATTTCTATGGCCAATTCTCTCAACATCGATTTGGAAGAGGCCTTTGCCCGGATGATGGAAAAATACCGTATTCGTGACAGCAACCGCTGGACACGAAAAGAACAAGAGTAG
- a CDS encoding glycosyltransferase family 1 protein produces MPTIIYPRTLPWSWMVQRPQQLMRELSYLGYTIFYEDRGAFPQPQVKKLWDSFYLCQGISPLALAHPRPRILWLTFPQHLHLIDTYRPDAVIFDCSDEAKEEFAAWGPYIKPLLTQAKLVFASSQSLYDQLAPQHPEVTLLRNGVDFSHFCTPQKRPLDLPTGQPVIGYSGAIAPWLDWDLMKEVIESCPDFHFIFLGALMMLKRFPLEGPNISYLGLKSYDSLPGYLHRFNVSLIPFKLTPMTIGCNPIKLYEYAAAGLPTIATPLPELIRAQKVIQSLSAEDSERHREDYCPGLNLATTAEAFSQHIEEALLKSTDQEALQAFALQNTWQKRAVEIHNKILKQGLYTG; encoded by the coding sequence ATGCCGACCATTATTTATCCGCGGACTTTGCCTTGGAGTTGGATGGTTCAGCGCCCGCAACAACTTATGCGGGAGCTTTCTTACTTAGGGTATACCATCTTTTATGAAGACCGCGGGGCTTTTCCTCAGCCCCAGGTCAAAAAACTCTGGGATTCCTTCTATCTCTGTCAAGGAATCTCGCCTTTGGCACTGGCTCATCCTCGACCCCGTATTCTTTGGCTGACTTTTCCCCAACATCTCCATCTCATTGATACTTATCGGCCGGATGCGGTGATTTTTGATTGCTCCGATGAAGCCAAGGAGGAGTTCGCTGCCTGGGGGCCCTACATAAAACCTTTACTCACCCAAGCTAAACTGGTTTTTGCTTCCTCCCAGAGCCTTTATGATCAATTGGCACCACAGCATCCTGAGGTAACCCTACTGCGCAACGGGGTAGATTTTTCTCATTTTTGTACACCCCAAAAACGTCCTCTTGATCTACCGACAGGGCAGCCCGTTATTGGCTACAGCGGAGCCATCGCTCCTTGGCTGGATTGGGATCTGATGAAGGAGGTAATTGAAAGTTGTCCCGATTTTCATTTTATTTTTCTCGGTGCTTTGATGATGCTCAAGCGCTTTCCTTTAGAGGGACCCAATATAAGCTATCTCGGCTTAAAATCTTATGACAGCCTTCCCGGTTATCTCCACCGCTTTAATGTCAGTCTCATTCCCTTTAAGCTGACACCTATGACCATAGGCTGTAATCCCATTAAGCTATACGAATATGCTGCAGCCGGTTTACCCACTATAGCTACTCCTTTGCCGGAGCTTATAAGAGCCCAAAAAGTCATTCAGAGCCTTAGTGCCGAGGACTCTGAGCGACATCGGGAAGATTACTGTCCTGGTCTTAACCTAGCTACCACTGCAGAAGCTTTCTCCCAACACATTGAGGAAGCCCTGCTTAAGAGCACCGATCAAGAGGCCTTACAGGCCTTCGCCCTGCAAAACACCTGGCAAAAGCGAGCTGTAGAAATTCATAATAAAATCCTTAAGCAAGGGCTCTACACAGGCTAA
- a CDS encoding DUF362 domain-containing protein: MGSKVVLKYCPEYTSGVEEFLRSGLQELGGMETFVKPGQKVFLKVNLLMKKRPEEAVTTHPSVVEAVVRLVQEAGGIPIIGDSPGGPYTVGALQGIYARCGLKEVVERTGAELNFDVGQEVVAHSDGKLVKSLTVTKSVCDADVVISLSKLKTHAMMTFTGAVKNLFGIIPGLLKAEYHFKMPEVTQFADLLVDIATWVKPALSIMDGIVGMEGDGPSAGQPRAVGALLMSENPFALDVAATHLIGLKPERVPTIMAARERGFASRIEEVALTGDPRSLWRIQSFAVPKSMSINFIDRVPLPSEARKFILNQVRPKPLFHHDQCVGCADCVKNCPPQALKLNDKKRPEIDLEACIRCFCCQELCPHQAVEIRKPGLAQRIFK, translated from the coding sequence GTGGGCTCCAAAGTCGTCTTAAAATACTGTCCGGAATACACTTCTGGTGTAGAAGAGTTCTTAAGAAGCGGATTACAAGAATTGGGGGGCATGGAGACTTTTGTGAAACCGGGTCAAAAGGTCTTCCTTAAAGTAAATTTACTTATGAAAAAACGTCCCGAAGAAGCTGTCACCACCCATCCCAGTGTGGTGGAGGCTGTTGTTCGTTTGGTTCAAGAAGCGGGAGGAATTCCCATCATCGGGGACAGTCCTGGGGGGCCCTATACGGTGGGTGCTCTCCAAGGCATATACGCTCGCTGTGGACTTAAGGAAGTAGTGGAACGAACGGGAGCAGAACTCAACTTTGATGTAGGCCAGGAAGTGGTTGCCCATTCTGATGGAAAGCTGGTTAAAAGCTTAACAGTCACCAAAAGTGTCTGCGATGCCGATGTGGTGATTTCCTTATCAAAATTAAAAACCCATGCCATGATGACTTTTACGGGAGCTGTAAAAAACCTTTTCGGTATAATTCCGGGACTGCTTAAAGCGGAATATCATTTTAAAATGCCGGAGGTCACACAGTTTGCGGATCTTCTCGTGGACATAGCCACCTGGGTTAAACCCGCTCTCAGTATTATGGATGGAATAGTGGGGATGGAGGGGGATGGTCCCTCGGCAGGTCAACCACGGGCAGTGGGTGCACTTCTCATGAGTGAGAATCCCTTCGCCCTAGATGTAGCGGCCACCCATTTAATCGGCCTAAAGCCAGAAAGAGTTCCCACCATCATGGCTGCCAGAGAGCGGGGTTTTGCCAGTCGCATTGAGGAAGTAGCTCTCACAGGGGATCCTCGATCTCTATGGCGCATCCAGAGTTTTGCCGTTCCTAAATCCATGTCTATAAACTTCATTGACCGAGTGCCCTTGCCATCGGAAGCAAGAAAATTTATCCTGAATCAGGTTCGCCCTAAGCCTTTGTTTCACCATGACCAATGTGTGGGCTGTGCAGATTGTGTGAAGAATTGTCCACCTCAGGCATTGAAATTAAACGATAAAAAAAGACCCGAGATCGATCTCGAGGCCTGTATTCGCTGTTTTTGTTGTCAAGAACTTTGTCCCCACCAAGCGGTAGAGATTCGTAAGCCGGGATTAGCCCAAAGGATATTTAAATAA
- a CDS encoding CdaR family protein, protein MKEMIQRNLGYKTISLVLAILFWLWVTSQGNSQTLDRDPTLTLSLITKNTPANSMIMTKLPSVRVKTEGYNPSINVNELFAYVDLSGSEPGEHDYEVKVDPIPNIKIVEISPRVVTLQLDTVEERMLPVTVEVSGTPANGKKPGETIVKPSEVNVRGPSSLLGEVDKVLVEVSVAGANETLQVSRPLLFRDKNGLAIFGPDPSVETITSSPTSVDIIVPIVAKELESKRVPLNATTTGTPAEGREVRSIQVVPNGVQVYGETEALAQFNALTIGSVDINGLSETRTYEISSDKVSLPEGLSYGSRTTFSVIVEMGSTIQDKTLYDLSIELKNLPGDLVLEKPLPAISVTVRAYPEILNSLTKEQISLWIDAVGKTAGEHTAKVYWHLPAGVEMISVPDITYTLKAKDDPPEEPENPGNPSSPGNKPVV, encoded by the coding sequence ATGAAAGAAATGATACAACGGAACTTAGGATATAAAACCATTAGTTTAGTCTTGGCTATTCTTTTTTGGCTTTGGGTGACAAGCCAAGGAAACAGCCAGACCTTAGATCGGGATCCGACTTTGACCCTCTCCTTGATCACTAAGAATACACCCGCCAACTCTATGATTATGACCAAACTGCCCTCGGTGAGAGTCAAGACGGAGGGGTATAACCCAAGCATCAATGTCAATGAGCTTTTTGCTTATGTGGATCTCAGCGGCAGCGAACCCGGAGAGCATGACTATGAAGTGAAGGTTGATCCCATTCCTAATATTAAGATCGTCGAGATTTCTCCTCGGGTGGTTACCCTGCAATTGGATACGGTAGAAGAAAGAATGCTTCCTGTAACCGTGGAGGTTTCCGGAACACCTGCTAATGGCAAAAAGCCCGGGGAGACTATCGTTAAGCCCAGTGAGGTCAATGTCAGGGGACCCAGCAGCCTATTAGGTGAAGTGGATAAGGTTTTGGTGGAGGTCAGTGTGGCCGGAGCCAATGAAACCTTGCAAGTTTCCCGGCCCCTCTTGTTCCGTGACAAAAACGGATTGGCCATCTTTGGCCCCGATCCCAGTGTAGAGACTATCACCTCAAGCCCCACCAGTGTGGATATCATTGTCCCCATTGTGGCAAAAGAGTTGGAAAGCAAAAGAGTTCCTCTTAACGCAACCACCACAGGGACTCCCGCCGAAGGAAGAGAAGTACGCTCCATTCAGGTGGTTCCCAATGGAGTTCAGGTCTATGGTGAGACTGAAGCTCTTGCACAGTTTAATGCATTGACTATTGGTTCTGTGGATATCAATGGACTATCTGAGACAAGAACCTATGAGATATCTTCGGATAAAGTGAGCTTGCCTGAAGGTTTAAGCTATGGATCTAGGACAACTTTCTCAGTCATTGTGGAAATGGGCAGTACTATTCAGGACAAAACCCTCTACGATCTTTCCATTGAACTTAAGAATCTTCCTGGGGATTTAGTTCTTGAGAAACCGCTTCCTGCGATCAGTGTGACGGTCAGAGCTTACCCGGAAATTCTCAATAGCTTAACTAAAGAGCAGATTTCTCTCTGGATCGATGCGGTTGGCAAGACTGCGGGAGAGCATACCGCTAAGGTTTATTGGCATTTGCCTGCCGGTGTTGAGATGATTTCTGTCCCAGATATTACCTATACTCTGAAGGCCAAAGACGATCCTCCTGAAGAGCCGGAAAATCCGGGTAATCCAAGTAGCCCTGGAAACAAGCCGGTAGTGTAG
- the cdaA gene encoding diadenylate cyclase CdaA, giving the protein MSQLLSQLQSSFDWRTILDIAVVAIVLYQLLMLIKGTRAVQLLKGILVLLILSNIAQFLKLSTINWLLDRLWSMFFIALPVVFQPELRRALEQIGRGKFFVRHPQAVGNDAMIQVIDELVRCTQVLSKNRIGALIAMERTTGLQNYVETGIKIDGVVSSEFLLNVFIPNTPLHDGAVIIRNDRVAAAGCFLPLSESNAIQKELGTRHRAAIGLTEVSDSVVIIVSEETGAISVATDGVLTRFLDEKSLKELLCRELQVDTTTKSYVPFWRS; this is encoded by the coding sequence GTGAGTCAGTTGCTTTCACAACTACAATCATCTTTTGATTGGCGGACAATACTGGATATTGCGGTCGTGGCCATTGTCCTTTATCAGCTCCTGATGCTGATCAAGGGAACTCGTGCTGTTCAGCTTCTTAAAGGAATCCTTGTGCTGCTTATTCTATCCAATATTGCTCAGTTTTTAAAATTATCCACCATCAATTGGCTGTTGGATCGACTCTGGTCCATGTTCTTTATCGCGTTGCCTGTTGTCTTTCAACCGGAGTTGCGTCGGGCCTTGGAGCAAATCGGTCGTGGTAAGTTCTTCGTGCGTCATCCTCAAGCAGTAGGCAATGATGCTATGATTCAAGTTATTGATGAACTGGTACGATGTACCCAAGTTCTTTCTAAGAACCGGATTGGGGCATTAATCGCAATGGAGAGGACCACAGGCCTTCAAAACTATGTAGAGACAGGCATCAAAATCGATGGTGTGGTTTCCTCTGAATTCTTGCTTAATGTGTTCATTCCCAATACTCCTCTTCACGATGGGGCAGTTATCATTCGCAATGATCGTGTCGCAGCGGCAGGGTGCTTCTTGCCCCTTTCTGAAAGCAATGCCATTCAAAAGGAACTGGGAACACGCCATCGAGCGGCCATAGGCCTTACAGAAGTCTCCGATTCGGTGGTTATCATTGTCTCAGAAGAGACAGGAGCTATATCAGTAGCAACTGATGGAGTATTGACTCGTTTCCTTGATGAAAAAAGCCTGAAGGAATTATTGTGTCGCGAGCTTCAAGTGGATACCACGACCAAGAGTTATGTGCCCTTTTGGAGGTCATAA
- a CDS encoding NAD(P)/FAD-dependent oxidoreductase — translation MNLIWTNLRVPVEEDERQLPLMMARKLKVPQQSISNLRILRRSVDARKKPQLFFSYTLGFSLEIPYKEVDRVLHRVAGLKPEPQVMPKPFIKPEKNLSHRPIVVGAGPAGYFAALALARAGYAPLVLERGDDVETRTLKVENFWKKGQLDIESNVQFGEGGAGTFSDGKLTTRIADPRITEVLETFVEQGAPAEILFLAKAHIGTDILKIVTQRLRQKIQSMGGEVRFRAKLTGLRHQNGKLTGVEVNHSEVIPAEAMILAIGHSARDTYRLLLEQGVHLEQKAFAIGLRVEHPQELINTSQYGMELHPKLGPADYQLTYQDTTTGRGAYAFCMCPGGKVVAAASDVERLVTNGMSEYRRDTGVANSALVVTVGKGDFQGEHPLAGVEFQEYWEHQAFLAGGRDYKAPAQSVRDFLAKRVSGEFLLPSSYTPGIHPVELHAVLPQAVGDVLDRALLSFDQKIQGFAGEKGTLTGIETRTSAPVRITRDKTGESLHIQGLFPAGEGAGYAGGIMSAAVDGIRSAERIMAQYNPAD, via the coding sequence TTGAACCTCATATGGACAAATTTACGGGTGCCGGTAGAAGAGGATGAACGACAACTTCCTCTGATGATGGCCCGTAAGCTTAAAGTTCCCCAGCAGAGCATCTCCAACTTGCGAATTTTGCGCCGCTCAGTAGATGCTCGAAAAAAGCCCCAATTATTTTTCTCTTATACCCTCGGATTTTCCTTGGAGATTCCGTATAAAGAAGTGGACCGTGTCTTGCATCGGGTAGCCGGTCTCAAACCTGAACCCCAGGTTATGCCGAAGCCTTTTATAAAGCCTGAGAAAAACTTAAGTCATCGTCCCATCGTGGTTGGGGCTGGACCCGCAGGATATTTCGCTGCTCTGGCTTTAGCCAGAGCTGGCTATGCGCCACTGGTCCTGGAGCGGGGGGATGATGTGGAGACTCGGACCTTGAAGGTGGAGAACTTTTGGAAAAAAGGTCAGCTGGATATTGAAAGCAATGTTCAGTTTGGAGAAGGAGGAGCAGGAACCTTCTCTGATGGAAAACTAACCACCCGCATAGCGGATCCTCGTATTACAGAAGTATTGGAGACCTTTGTAGAGCAAGGGGCTCCTGCGGAAATACTTTTTCTGGCTAAGGCTCATATCGGAACAGATATCTTGAAAATCGTGACTCAAAGACTTCGGCAAAAAATCCAGTCCATGGGGGGAGAAGTGCGTTTTCGCGCTAAACTCACAGGTCTACGTCATCAAAACGGGAAGCTTACCGGTGTTGAGGTGAATCACTCGGAGGTGATCCCGGCAGAGGCGATGATCCTGGCTATCGGGCACAGTGCTCGGGATACCTATCGGCTGCTGCTGGAACAAGGGGTCCATCTGGAACAGAAGGCTTTCGCCATTGGGCTTCGGGTCGAGCACCCTCAGGAGCTCATTAACACCAGCCAATATGGAATGGAACTCCATCCAAAACTGGGCCCTGCCGATTATCAGCTGACGTATCAGGACACAACGACCGGTCGAGGGGCCTATGCTTTTTGCATGTGTCCCGGTGGAAAAGTGGTGGCCGCTGCTTCAGATGTGGAACGGTTGGTGACCAATGGCATGAGTGAATATCGACGGGATACAGGAGTAGCCAACAGCGCCCTGGTAGTGACTGTAGGAAAAGGGGACTTTCAAGGGGAGCATCCCTTAGCGGGGGTTGAATTTCAAGAGTATTGGGAGCACCAGGCTTTTTTAGCCGGTGGTCGTGATTATAAAGCTCCGGCGCAAAGTGTCCGAGACTTCTTAGCAAAGCGGGTCTCAGGAGAATTTCTTTTGCCTTCCAGCTATACTCCGGGCATTCATCCTGTTGAACTCCACGCTGTTTTACCGCAAGCCGTGGGTGATGTGTTGGACAGAGCCCTACTTTCCTTTGACCAGAAGATTCAGGGCTTTGCCGGCGAAAAGGGGACCTTGACGGGAATCGAAACTCGAACCAGTGCTCCGGTGCGTATCACTCGGGATAAAACAGGAGAATCTTTGCATATCCAAGGGCTTTTTCCCGCCGGTGAAGGGGCAGGTTACGCCGGTGGAATCATGAGCGCCGCCGTAGATGGAATCCGCAGCGCCGAACGAATCATGGCTCAGTATAACCCTGCAGATTAG
- a CDS encoding CapA family protein encodes MIKYPSPKAPFTMMLFLLIFLSLFLTGCQDQSNPIGSTERTGQNEFAPIPVPEPKSELITQKETITLTALGDILMHNTLIWSGGQPDGSYAFNFFGAVRDLMEEGDYCTTNLEAALAGPEKGYTGYPLFNSPDGIADHLKSYGVDGVVTANNHILDQGYQGAVRTVDVLEKAGLDVLGIRKGPEDSGYFIKDIRGIKVGYLAYTYGTNGLSLPSEHQYFINMLEKERILQDIHQLRSQVDLLILVLHWGVEYSTKPTEEQRTLAQEFLTAGADAIVGSHPHVIQPVEYFSIDGKKKFVAYSIGNFIGDQRGQERNSGVILRLKFNIEKIIQPGKSENFASKETSGTASKGVSDTVVSLTTVLEEVELIPTYSHSYTRGGRQQFRVIPVEKTIEKIKDNEEEVFTGNDLPLLENVLKTTQERLNQLTP; translated from the coding sequence ATGATAAAATATCCCTCGCCGAAAGCTCCTTTTACTATGATGCTCTTTTTACTTATCTTCCTATCTCTATTCCTAACGGGTTGCCAGGATCAATCGAATCCCATTGGATCGACTGAGCGAACGGGTCAAAATGAGTTTGCTCCCATTCCTGTACCCGAACCGAAATCTGAGCTCATAACCCAGAAGGAGACCATTACCCTAACCGCTTTAGGGGATATACTCATGCACAACACCCTGATCTGGTCAGGGGGCCAGCCGGATGGCTCCTATGCTTTTAATTTCTTTGGAGCAGTAAGAGATTTGATGGAGGAGGGAGATTATTGTACCACTAATCTGGAGGCAGCCCTGGCTGGTCCAGAGAAAGGTTACACCGGGTATCCTCTATTTAACAGCCCGGATGGCATCGCAGATCACCTGAAATCCTACGGAGTGGATGGGGTGGTCACAGCCAATAATCATATTCTTGATCAAGGATACCAAGGGGCAGTCAGGACTGTAGATGTCCTCGAAAAAGCAGGACTGGATGTTTTGGGTATTCGTAAAGGTCCAGAGGATTCTGGTTATTTCATTAAGGATATCCGCGGCATTAAGGTGGGCTATTTGGCCTATACTTATGGAACCAACGGTTTAAGCCTCCCTTCAGAGCACCAGTATTTTATTAACATGCTGGAAAAAGAGCGGATTCTCCAAGATATCCATCAATTGCGCTCTCAAGTAGATTTGCTAATCCTTGTACTTCATTGGGGAGTGGAATACAGTACAAAGCCCACTGAAGAACAACGGACCCTTGCTCAAGAATTTTTGACAGCGGGTGCAGATGCCATCGTAGGAAGCCATCCTCACGTGATTCAGCCGGTGGAATACTTCAGTATTGATGGTAAAAAGAAATTTGTGGCCTATTCCATTGGGAACTTTATCGGGGACCAAAGGGGTCAGGAGCGCAACAGCGGTGTCATTCTTCGGTTAAAATTCAACATTGAAAAAATAATTCAACCCGGCAAGTCGGAAAACTTTGCTTCAAAAGAGACTTCAGGTACTGCGTCAAAAGGGGTCTCCGATACTGTGGTATCCCTAACCACCGTATTGGAGGAAGTGGAGCTAATTCCGACGTACTCCCACAGTTATACTAGAGGGGGCAGGCAGCAATTCCGCGTCATCCCCGTAGAAAAAACCATCGAAAAAATTAAGGACAATGAAGAGGAAGTCTTTACCGGCAATGATCTGCCCCTCCTTGAAAATGTTCTGAAAACCACTCAGGAGCGTTTAAATCAACTAACCCCTTGA
- a CDS encoding glycosyltransferase family 4 protein codes for MKVLFQVRQDYRKNPAGDTIQLLATAQALRNLGIQVFLSLNPKVQLEEYDLVHIFNVTRVVDASMFLENAKKQNKPIVASPIYWNMAPYLEKVEINSAALKQWESYQPWRCQLLQDCDLLLPNGQAEMEQIQGDFQVTTPYKVIPNGFPLEYLGIDETYFREQCPGLPEEFVLSVARISSRKNQKWLAQCCQELGLTLVLAGPINEPKYFEEVQAYPNVVYLGTIQGRLLASAYATAKVHAIPSWFETPGLSSLEAAACGAVVLSTDQGCTKEYFLDKAVYIDPFEEKSLTPALEKALTFSPEPLTQHIQNHYSWSRIGEMTLAAYKHVLEGFYSK; via the coding sequence GTGAAAGTTCTTTTTCAAGTCCGTCAGGATTATCGCAAAAACCCAGCGGGAGATACCATTCAGCTTCTAGCCACAGCTCAAGCCTTAAGAAACCTTGGGATACAGGTCTTTTTATCCCTTAATCCTAAGGTCCAGCTTGAAGAATATGACTTGGTTCATATTTTTAATGTCACTCGAGTGGTGGATGCCTCTATGTTTTTAGAAAATGCCAAAAAGCAGAATAAACCCATTGTGGCATCCCCCATATATTGGAACATGGCGCCTTACTTAGAAAAAGTAGAAATAAATTCGGCAGCTTTAAAGCAATGGGAATCCTATCAGCCTTGGCGCTGTCAATTGCTGCAGGATTGTGATCTGCTCCTTCCTAACGGCCAAGCGGAAATGGAGCAGATTCAAGGAGACTTCCAGGTCACAACACCTTATAAGGTGATTCCCAATGGGTTTCCTCTTGAGTATCTTGGCATTGACGAAACTTATTTCCGAGAGCAATGCCCGGGACTTCCGGAAGAATTCGTTCTCTCGGTAGCCCGTATTTCATCCCGTAAGAATCAAAAATGGCTGGCCCAATGCTGTCAGGAGCTAGGGCTTACTCTTGTCCTGGCAGGCCCTATTAATGAACCGAAGTATTTTGAGGAAGTACAAGCTTATCCCAATGTGGTTTACCTGGGCACCATACAAGGTCGGTTGCTGGCCTCTGCTTATGCTACAGCCAAGGTTCATGCTATACCCAGTTGGTTCGAGACACCGGGGTTATCCAGCTTAGAGGCGGCAGCCTGCGGTGCTGTGGTCCTTTCCACGGATCAAGGGTGTACCAAGGAGTATTTTCTGGATAAGGCTGTCTATATAGACCCCTTTGAAGAAAAAAGCCTGACTCCTGCCTTAGAAAAGGCCTTGACCTTCTCGCCGGAGCCTTTAACGCAACATATTCAGAATCATTATTCTTGGTCCAGAATTGGAGAAATGACCTTGGCGGCCTATAAGCATGTACTGGAGGGCTTCTATTCCAAATAG
- a CDS encoding CAP domain-containing protein: MKKAKKLAIGVSLVVLLAVAGAPVQAALKVSNSYSSSGSNGSIISLRSCMPWTNNTRPTTPSTPSAPSYNDSNGSTQNGSTPVNTNPMNTPKAEKPSNPTPPPTQPAQTKPAPTQPAPTKPATQPTTPPTSATTTVSTQEQLMINGINKERADAGLAPMKVDLLLVDVARLKAQDMKTNGYFSHTSPTYGSPFDMLRNAGIQYRSAGENIARNMSVDAAMAAFMSSDGHRKNILNPAYTHVGVGVVSSSSGNYYVQIFAQL, from the coding sequence ATGAAAAAGGCGAAAAAGCTAGCCATCGGCGTATCCTTAGTCGTTTTGTTGGCAGTGGCTGGGGCTCCTGTTCAAGCTGCGCTTAAGGTGAGCAATTCTTATTCTTCAAGCGGTTCCAATGGTTCCATCATCTCACTGCGTTCCTGCATGCCTTGGACGAACAACACCAGACCCACGACACCGAGTACACCTTCGGCTCCTTCTTATAATGATTCTAACGGCTCTACTCAAAACGGATCTACACCTGTGAATACGAATCCCATGAATACTCCGAAAGCTGAAAAGCCTTCTAACCCAACCCCTCCACCGACTCAGCCAGCACAAACCAAACCGGCTCCAACTCAGCCTGCACCGACCAAACCAGCCACTCAGCCAACCACTCCTCCCACTAGTGCTACCACCACAGTCAGCACCCAAGAACAACTTATGATTAACGGGATCAATAAAGAGAGAGCAGACGCTGGTCTCGCTCCTATGAAGGTGGATCTTCTCTTAGTGGATGTAGCCCGGTTAAAGGCCCAGGATATGAAAACCAACGGCTATTTCAGCCACACTTCTCCCACCTACGGTTCTCCCTTTGACATGCTAAGAAATGCAGGCATTCAATACCGCTCTGCCGGTGAGAATATTGCCCGCAATATGTCAGTAGATGCTGCTATGGCTGCTTTCATGAGCAGTGACGGCCATCGCAAAAACATCTTGAATCCTGCTTATACTCATGTAGGAGTGGGTGTTGTCAGCAGCAGCTCCGGTAATTACTACGTGCAAATCTTCGCTCAGCTGTAA